atatatatatatgaattaaaaaaaagaaagaaattaataagAGCAATTCTGACTTGAAGATTAGAGTTGCTTGCATAGCTTTTTTCTCCAACTCCTCCATTCATGTGAAGGACTTGCTCCAACTCCATTGATTGATTCAAatgtttttcttcttcttgttgtGCACAGCAACTGGTTGTGTATATATggctattttttcaattaaacgTTGGTGAGGCTGTAAGGTACCCAACATTCTTGTCCTTTTCGTCTTTTCAAGTATattaaaaaagatatttttttaaattttttaataatattcgtcttaaaaatattaatttttttattaaatattaaataatattttaagagatttttttaaaataaaataaaattataataattaatttatatatttttatagtgtaaaaaattaaataataattttgaaataataaaaataatatgaataaaaattatgaaatttaataaattaataattaattttttaaataaaaaataacaaaataataaaaaaaatttcactatcataaaatgaattattaccatattaaatttcaaaataaaataaagtaaaaaacttTTAGTTATCTATAaatattactattttaaaattatataaattaatataaacaaaatttatatttttttaatctataaaaaaacTAAGATTTAGAAGGCTTCATATTCAACAACTTAAACTGCATTCTTTTAAAacaatatataatttcatttcattaataaaataattattaataatattaattattaaaattataatttttatttattcattataaaacataattatagtaattaatattaatgtaatttaaagaatgaactttaatatattttttagttgaTTAAAGTAATAGTTAATAGACATACTTCAGATGGTTAAAGCCTTTTTTCCATCCTGAGGTGCCGGATCGAATTTTAGTATCAACAAATTCAATCTCTTTTTCTTTGGTGCAGATCGGTTTGACTCGTTTTAATTCGATCAATATTCGAGAGttgatttcaaaatatttataaagatACGAAATTAATATGATTCTAAatggattaaattaaaataataaaaattaaataattttttttatcaaactgAAGTTATaagttaatcaaattaaataaaaaataaaaaattgattttttaaaagacATAAATCTAAATTAGATCAGCCTTCGGTCCTTTTAACAAAATGTagtaaaaggaagaaaaattcATTAACTCACTCCATAATGTCGCGGACTTAAATTTCCTTTGAATTTGTGTGGTATTTAGTTTAAACGCCTTCAATGTCAAATTAGCTTACAAAATCACTCGATATTATGCAAATCAACAACAAAATTAACGGtacttatatatttataagtcTTATCAAAATCATGACGATaagaattgataaaaaatttatgaatagactattttttattaaaaaaataaaataataattatacattATAGATAAGCcttaacaaaaatataattaaaaaattttaaattgagttCAActcttattaaataaataaaatttatataaaaataaaaaagtatattatataaaagaatATATTAAATCTAATAGAATTATTTTGAGGTTATTTTGAtgaattcaataaaataaatagaacatatGGATCAATCCACCTCCAAAAATTAAATCACATCTGTTCATTCAGAAATGTATATGcaaactaatattttatttaaatatatgtaaATTGCTGACACTCATAATTTgcgttcaaaatttttttatcagaatAGATCCATATTgacttataatttaaaattaaaaaaataatatttaaattatgacagcaaatagaataatttttaaaatatatatatatatttttttaaactatcaTGAATTTCAAATCTATTAGTACTAATGTAAACTCAGGTTGAATCTTTACCTCCGTGCTCTTTCTTTCAAAGCTATTTCATAGTTAAATTTAATCTCGAAATCattaattaagaaataatatatattatgtagggtttaattttaaataattataaatttttattaaattttaaaattgatatttctgttaTATGTATTTATTGTAATACTATTCTAACTGTTGATATTTTAGTtaaagaatttattaaaataattggtgaaattttattaatacaataaataattttactttaaaaaaaaaataaaacacattCAAATTTAGATAATTAAGCAGAAGGACATAGACATTAGGAAGCCAGAAAATATGtatttataaattgttttttctcttttttttttaagttttagtaataaattataaaattatttatgctttatcattataataaattgatttttatttttaatttttaagaaattgaaTATTGAATTGTTAAACTTGAAATCTTCTGTATTAAATTAAATGCATTAATAAATATCTGTAAATTATAATGTtatatttcaattattattaatattaattttttatttaaataaagtatatattaataaaatattaaatattttttacaatttattattatttaaatacaaaagtttaaaattatgCTTTTTCACACAGTAAAATGTTTTACTAAATTGTTAAACTTCCTATATAATTATACTCCAtagttttacaaaaaaaaattattgaaattttcaaataataaatcataatagaaactcttccaacatgattttcaagaaaaaaaatgcaataaaaaattactttaattttatagtatgtaatataatttaaaaacaattttataataaaattaagattacataaatttttttaaaattagacattccaaataaaaatattaaatttaaaattagataaactttaatattttctaaataatatatttaataaagatTTTAACAATAATGCCAAAAAATACCAAATAATTCGACCAGATAAAGCAGAATATGATATTTatagcaaaataaaaaaaaaaagggaaaaatctACTGGTGATAAAAAGCTGCAAGAATATGTTGTAAGCAGTGTGGGAATTCAGAGTTAAATTGAGAATATGGCATGAATGAATGAATCCCAGCTCACCATCTACTCACTAATGGAACTTATCCCCTTAGGCCATTTCCTTTGTCTCTGCTTTTATGCTAAAATTTCTCAAAGCACAAAGATGCTGCTCTAGATTGGTCACTGTTCTGCATGGGAGGCCTCACCACTCACcagtcaaaaataaaaaatattgctttcttattttgtttttgTCCTTTTGATCCAAGTGTTTGGATTCAAAGCAAACGAACCCAGATGGCAATTTCAGAATCTaagcatttgaatttttttttttggtggacATCTAAGTATTTGTTGTTGAATAAACAGAATTTCATACTAACATGGTTTAACTTGTTGGTATTAAGTTATGCCATATCCGTTCAAGGCAACAACTTAGTAATTGCCCTCTGAAAAATTCCCTTATCTGCATACTCCATATCCTCATAATATTATTCTCTAGAAAAATTTTATTGCCATCAATTTGTCTCTGGCATCCATTTGGCTTCGCTGAAAAAGTTACAAAAATCAATCCTTCCcttcaaaaaaaagaaaaaaaaaacctccaAACATATAAGAGAAGGAAggaaataaagaagaagaagaagcagctgAAAATTTACATTGCATTAATAATCTAGCAATGTACAGAAACTTGGATTTGCTTATATTACTCTAGCCTATAGAGTTTTCCTCATCTTTTCTGAACCTCTTTTGCCTGGCGATGAAAGCTTCCACTGTGCATCTGAACTCCTCGTTGCTCATATTATCCTCAGGATATGAAACTTTCACCCATCCCTCGCCAGAATCTGCACTTCCCCTGCATTTCTCGGTCGCCGACCTCCTCAGTTGTATGCAAGGCTTGTTAATGGTAACCCTGTCTAATTTCTCTGACTGACTTCTCTGATAATTCTTGCTTTCCACAGAAGTACAAGTTGCTTCAGTGACTATACACTCAACACAGGAGCtctgtttttctctgtttccaGCTTCGTATCGTTGCATGATTTGATTCCTTTCACTCTTTTCAACGAACTCTTCATAAAGATCTGTTCTTGAATTCTTTTCTGAAGGATCTTGACCAGAAAACTGACCTGATTTTGCAAAGAGAGTGATGACTATGGCATTTCCAAGGATGAACACGAAGCGAGGGCTTAAAAGGATGACTGTTATGTCCTTGAAATATTCAGTGGAGTTCTTGACAGCAACTGGGAGTCCAACAGAAAACCTGGAAATCAAGGCCAAAATCAGACATATTTCTATGAACCTGAACAAGTTTGCAAACTTCTGAAGCTGGCGATGCTTCTTCATTGCGTTTTCCTTCTCGACTTTGATGTTGATGATGTTGAAAGAACCCATTTGAATATGGAAATAGAGAATTGAATTCAGTTGTGAGGTGGTGAGAATTTAGGATTTCACTCAAAAGAGGATTCGTAAGCAAGAAAATTATTGGTTGCAGCCATTTCTCTGAATTGAGAAAAGTTAGAAACTATCATGATTATACAAAAAGTGAGAGTATTCTCCCAGGAAACAGAGAAAATGAATCAAAGGGGAAAAGAGAAAATTAGAAACAGAGCCAAACAGGGAAACAGAGTTCTCTCTGTTTTGGCTTGGCTTTTAAGACTGGGAAATGCTACTAGTCTTGTTGAAACAATTTACTTGTGTAGGTAGCTATTTATAGATAGTGGAATATGTTgggtatttttcatttatttaatattttatttaccttttactttttctaaaattttctttatgaAAGAGGTATTATATTCCAAATTCCATCCTTTTGATTTACTGAAAATTTACAAGTAAATGGGTTATTTTGCCAAATTCCCACAACTCCTAAATCCTATTCACCATGCAATGTTTTTTACATAAAATGACAGGCAGAAGAGAAGTGATGAACAAGTAAATTAGCCAAACTGAATTTAATGCTTTGTCGGAAATTATTGCCCCAAATATACCACATTCTTGGAGAATATCCCTGTGGAATATTTGAGGGGTAACAATCTTTTTCTCCAACCACATCCATTCGTTAAAAACAAAATTACATTTTCTGTCATTTAGAACATTTAgacaaattaattaatgaaaaaaatatttttaaaagagaaagttatttttacactttaaaaattttattaaaataatttttaaattaaaattaaattaaaaaaataaattattttgttaaaaactatttgatgaaaaatattttaaaaaatattttataagaaaatcatctattttttttctttaatcataaaattatttttattgataattatatatatatatatatatatatatatatatatatatatatatatatatatatatatatatatattaaatatatatgttGTGTAAAATAAATAGAACCTAAAAGAGAATGGATAATGTATTAGTTACTTGAGTTAGTTATTAACAGTTAATTTATGAGAAAAAAATATCTAGGAAAGGATAGTTCTAGAAGTGAAGACAAGGACTTGACTTATATTTACAAGAGTGTGGAGAGGAAAGTTAATCCACAAGTCAATTTCCCAAAGGTCATTAACCTATTTCTTCCAAACTAAGAAATTGCCACATAACCCACCAGCTCTCCAGTTATTCTATGTGCCCCTGTGGATTGGACCCcaccattaattttaataatagagAGACTAGCTTTCTCTGTGTAGCTTTCCTTCTGGATTTATGAATCCCATCTGCCACTTTAATCTTAAAATTTGCTAGGTTTTGCATACTGAAGACAAGTGGTTGTTAATTGGTGTTTGATTGAAATGATTGTGAAATGAAATATTGCCTCTCTTTCACTTTCCTTCAGTGTTCTCTCCTAATAAATCGCATTGCAAAAAAGTGATTAaatcattattttatatttaacggTAAAAGCATAAACAATCATAATAATTTATAGTTGCTGCTTTATATTTACTTTTATCACTTTTCATTAAATGcattatgatattttaaaatttagaaaatagatTTTACGGTGTGTGTAAATTTCGCCAGTGATATTTAATCGCTTCTCTGTTACGATGCGTGAGAAATAAGATATTCCTTCCgttttatctttttttcttttgtctacTAATGACGTCTAACCGCTTCTCTATTACAGTATTACATGTCTCTATCATTTAGATTCGTACATACAAACGTGTCAGAGCACCTCAATATAccagacggccatttaattcctccTAACACACGTGCTGTTAAGACTGCGAAATGACTGGACTAGTTATTCTTACTCACACCATATCTCCGGACTGAATTTTTCATGGGTAGACCCGCGCGGATAGTCAGGTCGGTCCGCCTCTTTTCGCAAAACTAGATCACGCGATGTTGGGCCGACCTCCCTGCCAATGACTTGATGGGCTTTGGGCCCGTATCCTTCTCCAGGGTCAAGCCTCACCTCTTGTGATGAAAGCCCGATGGTCATCATATTACATGCATCATAGTTTTGGATATGTTTTGTAATTTTACAGATACCTAATATTATTGAACCGAAGCTCATCATTTGCTTTAACCTATGCTATTATTGTTGTTAGCTTGTTTTATGAACTTCTTTGCTTGAAAGAAACCTTTTCTTAGCttatcaaactaaaattatttgaaGACAACACTTTGTTGTTACATCTATCATTGAATTCATAGTCATAATGGGTTGAATTCATTGAACAATACCTTTGAGTTTAGGGTTTTTagacataattttaattttattaatgatatttttacTAAACTCGATAATTATACGATCAATTTCATCCTTatacttattaaaaatattcaatttagcCCATGATTTATAATTGCTGAGAGTGTGTTTATCATCAACTAGACAATTGAAATACTCTATGaatataattagaaattatgaggtttaatttgaatttatgaTAACTAGAATGGTATATGTATTAAGACTAAATTTTGTCAAGTAATTTTAAAGGCCcacaatttcttttttctttttttataatatattttataaactaCTTCATACTAatgaattaaagaaaaaattactatttaatttttataatataaaaaaatttactaattcatcactcaattttaaaaaaatatattaaaatatttttaacgttttaaaaagtaatctttttattagttttatcagttaactattataaaaaaaaatctaaactacttttaataaaaaaaattaattagtaaatttttaaaaaatttaaagtattaactaataaaatttttaaaatcatagagactaaataataaaatagttaatgataaaatgaataaaaaaaattaattagtaaatattttaaaatatcaaaaatattttaatatatattttaagatcAAGAAATATAGAGATTAAGTAGTAATACTACATGTTATTattgttaaaatattattaatatagagtatttttatgaaaaaaatataattataaaaaatataaaatataaaatttttatggatATTTTCCCATcaaaatatacataaaactgattaaaatattatttaactgTAATTATTAAAACACTCTAAACCTATTGGTAaatgtatttgaataaatttaagagaagtcttagattttatttttcaatcctcaattttcaattaaagaaagaaaaatataattattaaaagaaatCTCAATAGAtttggaaatattaaaataaggTATTTAACAATGTGGTTTTGCAATTTCTTGACATGTGCTTATAATTATGCTATTATAAAGACACATATTGTTATTATAAGAAAAGATTCTTAAAATAAGCCACCACATTTGAGAAAAGTAGcattaatgaaattatattttgagaatttttattaattatttaaaaaaaaaaaaaaacaaaatcattATCCAATAGCAACTGCAACCTGCGACCTTTGGCCAATTGAAACGACATTACTCAAAAAGTAGCAGAAAACAAGGGGTACTACGAGTATACAGACAAACACACTAGTgattaaagaaaaatacatCCACTTGAGAGGCAgaatatgataaataaa
This sequence is a window from Manihot esculenta cultivar AM560-2 chromosome 4, M.esculenta_v8, whole genome shotgun sequence. Protein-coding genes within it:
- the LOC110613232 gene encoding uncharacterized protein LOC110613232, giving the protein MGSFNIINIKVEKENAMKKHRQLQKFANLFRFIEICLILALISRFSVGLPVAVKNSTEYFKDITVILLSPRFVFILGNAIVITLFAKSGQFSGQDPSEKNSRTDLYEEFVEKSERNQIMQRYEAGNREKQSSCVECIVTEATCTSVESKNYQRSQSEKLDRVTINKPCIQLRRSATEKCRGSADSGEGWVKVSYPEDNMSNEEFRCTVEAFIARQKRFRKDEENSIG